TGTGCTGCTGGAGGGTCCCCAGCGGGGGAGAAGGGGCAGCAGACCGAAAGACAGCTGTTAGCCAGCAGCCAGTACTTGGGCGACAGCACAGCCAGGATGAGGCACTCTGATCCATTAGGACAGAAAAAGGAGTCACAGATTTAAGTTGCAAACACACTGCACGTTTGTGCCCTAATGACACCCTCTGGCCCCAAAGCATGGCCGACTGAGTCTCCTGGGTGCCAGGGAAGGGAAAACCGTGACAAGGCTCCGGACAGAGTGCTTGAGGACCCAACCCTGCTTGAAGCAGGCCCCTGTCCCAACTTCAACCCCAGAACAGTCTCCCTCGAGAAAACACCCTCCCTCAGCTCAGAACTGAGAACCCGGGAACAAATCTGAAGAGAGGGCCAGGGTACCGGAGGGCAACCAAACTAAGCAGGGCTATGCAGGCCTGGAATCCGGAGCCCAGGGCCACAGACGGCCTGCCAGTCAGGGGAGCAGGTGCAGGGCAAGCTGCACAGGACACTGCAGAAAGCACACGAAGGTGGTCAAGGTGCACCCAGGAACAAGGAAAGGAGAGACCAGTGCCTTCGTGTCAGGGTCCCAGCCGAGGCTCTGCCTACCCAAGGGGGGGCCCTCCAGCAGCCCTGGCCCCCGGGACAGCCTGTTTCTCACCCATAGCCCGAGGTCACAGGCTGAAGTAGTCTGCAGCCAGGCGCCCGTAGATGTCCGTGGTCCAGAGCACATGCGCACGGCCTGAGGTCAGCAGCAACTGGTGCAACTCGGCCTCCACACGGGCGAACTTCTCCTCGTTGATGGAGGCCTCCAGCAGGACGGAGGCAGGTGGCGGCCAGGGCAGCCCCTCGTAACAGTCCACAGGGAAGGGGTGCACGACGGTGCGCAGCTCCGCCTGGGCTGCCGAGTCCCGCAGGAGCTCCTTGAGGCCCGCCATGGACAGTGGGTTGCCGTATAGACCGAGGTAGCGGAGGCTGGCGCAGCGGGTCAGCACAGGGAGTGTGGACAACAGCTGGGTGTCGGCGAGCTGGCACTCGGTCAGCTCGAGGTGCAGCAGTGTAGCTGCTGCCGCCTGCAGCAGACCCTGGAAGGGCTCCAGCTGGCTGCCAGACAGGTCGTTGCCACTCAGGTCCAGCTTCTTAAGGTGGACAGCATGGGGGCTGCGTGCCAGGAAGCGCAGGTCCTCAGGCAGCAGAGCGCAGAAGGCCAGCTCCAGGCTCTCCAGCGGGCTCTGCAGGGTGCTGCAGGGGAGATGGGGTCACAGACGGGAAGGGCCAGGGGCAGGtctggggagaggggcagagcaGCAGTGGGTCCCGCCCACCTGAGCAGTTGGTCCAGCCGTCcggagaggagagaggagcccATGCTGAGCTCCCGCAGGCGGGTGAAGCGGCCCATCTGGGCCAGGAAGTAGCGGAAGTTGTCCTCACCATCCACGGAGGGCTGCCGCGAGTCCCCATGCACGTAATGCAGCCGCAGGCTGGCCAAGTGCTGAAAGCGGGCCACATGCGGGATGATGACAGACAGGCCGCGCAGGCCCAAGTTGTTGAAGCGCAGGTCCACGCGGCGCAGGCAGCCCGCGTCCAGGAGCTGCAGCAGGGCCACGGTATTGCGCATGGGCAGGTCCTCCGCGCGCAGGTCCCGGCAGCACAGCCGCAGCGGGCTGCCCACGCTGCTGCGGAGCGCCTCCCGCAGGAACGCGTAAGACGCCCGGTTCACCCGCAGGTCCACACGAACCTCCACAGGCATGGAGGCCAGCCCGGGCTCCACAGCGCCACCCTGCTGCTGTGCGATGCACGTGCGAGCCACGGCTGCGGTGCAGTCCCACATGCTCATGGTGCCGGGGTCCTGCTCCACACCGTCATCCAGGAGGCCTGTCAGGTCCAGCACCCGCAGTGCATGCTTCCTGGGAGCACAAATGGGCTGAGGCAGGTGAAGAGCGGGCAGAGCCCACACCCACTACCAGCCACCTTGGCACAGAAGCAACATCCCTCTTCCTGCACTGAGCTCTGACACCACCCTAGAAATTCTCAGGGGACCCTGTttgcaccaccaccaccaccaccatcctcgTCCCCCAGGCCTGAGGGCTCCTCAGTGAGCTCATACCTGCAGAGGGACTGCGTGCCAGTCTCAGTTTCTGGGGTGTGGAGCCGGGCTGTGAGCCCCAGGATCACGGCTTGCATGCTCTCTGTGCTGGGCCGCTCCTGCAGCAGGGCCCGGCTGCAGTGCGTACACTCCTGCAGCAGCTGCTGGAAGCTGAGCAGTGGGAAGGGCCACGTGTGCACCAGCTCGCGCAGCACGACAGTCTTCTTGTCCATGAAGGCCACCTTGAACAGCAGTGGGAAGAGCTCGCGTGGCAGCAGGGGCAGCGCCTGGCAGGCAGCTGGCTGGCACTGCAGCACCTGCCGTGTGCTCAGGAACACAAGTGTGTGCATGGCGCTGGGCCAGGCACGAGGCCACCTGCAGGGAAGGGACCTTCAGCGGGAAGGACAGACACCAGGCCACCATCTGGCCACAGACCCCTCTACACACTGGTGGTGGGACAGCCCAGTACAGCGGCTGCCACTGCTCTGAAGAGCAAGTGCTAGATGTCTAGCAATGGCTTGGGCGGAGTGGAAACAGGGACAAGGCCACCCCCTAGTTCCCACCCTCCAGAAGCATCGGAGCCTCTTGGGGGAAACAAAGCCATGAGAGCAGCACACGATAGCATGGCAGCAGAGGACCAGCCCCCCGGGACGTGCTTTTGATGGCTGATGCTCTGCACTGCCCCCCATCTTACACCTCGTGCCTCCCGAGTCACAAAGCGGCTTATTAGAGATCCTCTCTTCCTCAAAAGTAGAATAAGGTTCCAGTCCCTCCCCCCACAGGCACTAGGGGAGGGGATACCGGGAAGGGGGCTGGAAGCTGCATGGCAagttccctcccctgccctcctcagAGGCTCTTGCAGGCCGGCGGCCCCTGGATCCCATGCAGCACTGCAGAGAGTGGGTGGGAGCACAAATCCACCTTAACACCAGGGCAGGTAAAAAGGACCAGGACCCAGGGACAGAGCCCACATGGCCTGAATAACCCAAGCCCTCAACATGAGCCCCAGTCCTAACTACTACGTCCAGCAGCGTTGCCaagcatagagacagaaagagagaaaacaaccCTCACCCACTGAAGGCCTTGTCACCTGTCTAAATATCTCCTTCCTCCCTGAAGAACCATGTTGAGAAACCAAGTTTCAAACCCATGGGTTCAGAAGACCCCAAGGCAGAGACTGCTCAGATGGTTAGAAGCAGCTGCCAATGGGGCATCCAAGCTGAGAAAGGGAACACAGATTACCCGGTGTCAACTCTGCTGATTTCAGCACCAGCAAGAGTTAGGCGACTTACTGTGCGCCAGGCACCTCATCCCCAAAACTGCCTCCCGGTCATCCTCCTgaaaacagattagaaaactAAGACCTAGACCTTCCCCGACTAGAGTCGCAGCCTGGGTGACGAGCTCAGGGTAGCGGGCAGTCTGGCCCCAGTCCTCACACACAACATTAAGCCCTTAGAGCACCGGTTCCTGAGAAGCCCCGGACGCCAAGCCTCGGCCTCGCTCTGCCTGGGGACAAATCTCGCGAGGACGATTCATACCTCGCTGTGACAAGACAGACCAACCGAGCACCTGTCACGAGAGGAAACGAAAGCAGCCAGTGTGGTCACTGGGGGAGGAGCCTCGGTGCGGTGGCCGCCGCCCCCTGCCGCCGGCCCGCGGCTCCCTGCGTTGCCGAAGACGCCCCCGCACGGCTCCTCCAGGCTCCCAGCCGCGGGAGGCACTCAATCCGAAGACCTCTGCCACCCAGTGAGTCGCCTCCCCCCGGGCACGAGGCCGCTCAGCCGGCGATCCGGGTCCTTCCCCGCCCCACAGCTACACCGCCCGGGCTCTCGGCAGGGTCAAGAGTTCGCGCCGCCCCGCTCCATCCCCGGCAGGAAGCCCGCGCTCACCCGGGGGCCTCCTTCCCCCGCAGCCGCCTCCACCGCCGACGGCCCCGCCTTGCCGTCCGCCGCGCCCCGCCCAGCGCCGCCGCGCGCCGCGCGCCGCGATGACGTTTCACCCCCAATTGGCTGCCCCGCCAGGGCCCGGCTGATTGGTTGTCCCAGCCTGGCGGCCGCAGCGACGCCCCGCCTCCAACTGCGCTGAGTGCCCCCATTGGCTGGCGGCCGGCGTGACCCTCGCGGCGGGAGATTCACGGGGCGCGGGCGCGAAGCCCGTCGGACGGGCGCGCACCATGGAACGGCTGCGGGACGTGCGGTTGCAGCTGCAGGCGTGGGAACGCGCGTTCCGGCGGCTGCACGGGCGGCGGCCGGGCCAGGTGCGGGCTGCTCGGGGGGCGGGGGTTGAGGGTGCGGATCCCGGCTGACGCGTTCCCTTCACAGGAGGACGTGGAGTCGGCGCCCGAGGAGACCCGCGGTGAGCGCGCGGGCGCTGGGCGGAGAGAGCGGCGGGGGGACCAGGAGCAGGGCCGGAGGAGTGAGGGAGCCGAGCGGGACCCACCCGACCCCCGAATCCTGACCCCTGATCCCGCCCCTAGCGCTCTACCGGGAGTACCGCGCCCTGAAGGAGACCCTGGGCCAGGCCGGCGGCTTTGGGCCCTGCGGCACCGTGCAGTCGTTTCCGGCGGCAGCGGAGGAGGTACCCGGGCCCCGATACCCCAACCCTCCTGTTTAGCTTCCTCCTGTATGGCAGAGCCAAGAGGAGTCGTGGCCAAGCCTCGGTGGAGCATTGAACCTGGGGGAAGGACTGCACGGGGTAAAGGAGGGCCAGGCCGCCCTCCAGGTGTCcgaggggctggggagaggtgcTGAAGATCCCTCTGCTCCACACCAGCCTTTGCCTGGTCTGAGCCCCCTCTTCTCCTGCAGGTGCCGGAGCCTAGCTGCTGGGGGTCCCACCTGAATCGGGCTGCAACCCTGAGTCGCCATCCTGCTCCAGGGCCAAGTCCTCAGGTGTCTGGGCAGGACTACGGGGAGAGGCTTAAGGCCAATTTAAAGAGCACCCCGCAGGTGAGGGGTAAGGGCCGGGTTGGTGGTTCAGCCTGGATCCAGTACTGCCTTCAGCCCAGGTTCAGGATCTCCAGCCACCCCTTCTTGTCAGTCTCCCTGCACATGCACATGCTTGCGTTAGCCCACACGTGTGCTTCCAGCATTAAGCAGGGCACAACTTCTGAAAAGGGTTCAGAGCAGTCTCTGCTTTCcgcttcctttctcttccagccTCACGCTTCTCACCTTACCTCACTGTTTAGGGGAGGGGACTCAGGGAGGTTTCAGAGTCTGGGTCTGCCCAGGGCCTGAGTTCCTGCTTGCTGGTTTGTCTGTCCTCCCCCTCGCAGGCTGGGCCAGCACTGAGTCGCACACCCCGGCCTTCACGAAGACCCTCCCCAAAGATGCCTTCCCTGGGGCGACCAGGTGCAGGGACTGCCACCATCTCTCCAGAAGAAGTCAGTGAGGGGCTCCCCCAGCCTCCTAGGCCCCAGCTGAGGCAAGGCCGGCTGCAGCAGCTGCGGGCATCCCTCAGCCTGCGGCTGGGCTCCCTAGACCCTGGCTGGCTGCAGCGATGTGACAGTGGGACACTAGAGGCCTGCCAACCCATTGTGGGTGCAGAGGAGCCACAGCCTCTGACTTCAGGTGTCCCGGGTGTTCTTGGTCCCAGCACTGGCCTTGAGGCACCTTTACAGGGTTCAGAGGCTCCGGAGTCAGTGCAGGGAGCCGTAGCCTGTGCAGGGAGCCCCCCCTATGGCAACAGTCAAGGCAAGAAGCGGAGCCGGCGTGGGGAACTAGAGGGGAGCCCTGCCCCGGCCCAAGAGGACAGCAGCCAACTGGGACCCCTGCCTGAGGGCCCTGGGGATACGGCACTTGTGCAGGCACAGCCCCCCAGCGGCCTTGCCGTCTCCAGGTACCACAGCCTCAGCCTCCCAGCAAGGTTGCCTTGAGTTGggccagggcagggagggctTTGGTCACGTCCCCACCTGTGTGTACCTTCTAGGCCAGCTGCTTGGGACAGAGGTAATTACGTTCGGCTCAACATGAAGCAGAAACGCTATGTGCGGGGCCCGGTCCTGCGTGGCAGGCTTCTCCGCAAGCAGGTGAGATGGTGGCAGGTGCGTCCCTCACCCCTCCCAGGTCTGGCCTTGTGACACTGCTTTGTGCCCTCCCCCAGGTGTGGAAGCAGAAGTGGCAGAAAAAACAGGAATGTTTTAGGGGTGGTCAGCCCAGAACCACAGTCAAGGATTCTTGTTTCCAGTGTGGGCAACTCGGCCACTGGGCATCCCAGTGCCCCCTGCCAGGTGAGCCCTCAGCCCTGGGTAGTGGGTTGGGCGGACACTGCTTAAAGGTGTTGTGTTCTTTGGGATGGGGACCGTGAGGCTTCAGCAAAAGGCCCCACTAACTCCCTACTCCTGGCCCAGAACCTACCCTGGCCCCCCAGAAGGATGGAGACAGGGACAAGCAAAGCCTGCCCATGTTGGAGGAAATAGCTCAGAGGACGGACACTGCCCACTGCGAGCTGCCTGGTGAGTGGAGGGGTGGAGGAGAGGTGGCCAGCGGCCTTCTTGCTGGAATGATGCCAGCCCAGCCTGGAGCTCCCACACCACCCTCTCCTGCCTGCTCCCAGCAGGTGAGGAAAACACAGAACCTGCTCAACCTGAATTGCTGGTGCCTGTGGAGCAGCCTGTGCCACCTTGCCCGCCCCTAGCTGTGCCACCACTCTACCTGCCAGGGCCCTCAGGGCAGGTGGCAAGTAAGGAGACACCTATCAGCCTTTCCTAAGGGGTGGGGTGACTCGGGGCCATCCTGACCAACCTCTGTGTCCACAGAGACGCCAGCTGAGGTGTTGCAGGCCCTGGAGCAGCTGGGCCACCGAGCCTTCCGCCCCAGACAGGAGTGCACAGTCATGCGCATCCTGTCTGGTGAGCGTCgctgccgggggtgggggggtaaggCGGGGCCACAGAGCGGCGATGCTGACCTCAGTCCCACCTAGGGATGTCCACGCTGCTGGTGCTGCCCACGGGTGCTGGCAAGTCCCTGTGTTATCAGCTCCCTGCGCTACTGTACGCCCGGCAAAGCCCCTGCCTCACACTGGTCATCTCTCCTCTTGTCTCACTCATGGACGACCAGGTGTGTGGACAGGACCCTCGGCACAGGTGGAAAGCAGGAATAGGCACCCATGAGGGCAGCGGGGATGTGGCTGGCCAGACTCTGGTCCTCCCCGAAGAGGAGCAGCACTGGGAGGGGGACTCCCCCAGTGGGTCCTGTCTGCTCCCCTTGCTCCTGGGCCCAGGCCCACAGGTGGTTCAGCTCTCAGGGCTGGGGTCCAGGATTTGGGGGCCTGGGTCGACGCGGCGGTAGCCGTCGCGCTGAGCAACTTGGACAGGCATTTGGGGAAGGGCCATGCCAGGTGGCCTGCAACAGGTTTTGCTGTATCTGCAGGTGTCCGGCCTGCCAACCGGCCTGAAGGCAGTGTGTGTGCACTCAGGCCTGACCAGGAAGCAGAGGGACTCGGCCCTGCAGAAGGTGAGGGgcctcctggggtggggtggcgggCGGGCCCCTGGGCTGTGGTCCTGACCTTGCCATCCCCAGGCTCGCACAGCCCAGGTGCATGTGCTAATGCTGTCGCCCGAAGCTCTggttggggctggggcaggaggcccTGCCTGCCTCGCTCGGCTGCCCCCGGTCCCTTTTGTCTGCATCGACGAAGCCCACTGCCTCTCCCAGTGGTCCCACAACTTCCGGCCCTGCTACCTGCGTGTCTGCAAGGTGAGCCTGGTCCAGGGCACTGTGGCACAGGCCAGGGAGGTAGGCAGCATCCTCACTGCCCCTCGCACACAGGTGCTGCGGGAACAGCTGGGCGTGCGCTGCTTCCTGGGTCTCACGGCCACGGCCACTCACAGCACTGCCCTGGAAGTGGCCCAGCACCTGGGCATAGCCGCGGAGGCTGTTCTCAGAGGATCCGTCACCATCCCCACCAACCTGCACCTCTCTGTGTCCATGGACAGAGACCCAGACCAGGTAAGTGTACACACCTGGGCCTGCCAGAGGCCCTGCCTCCCGATTGCCCACACTGACCATTGTCTCCCTCCAGGCTTTGGTGACACTGCTGCAGAGTGACCGTTTTCGCACCCTGGATTCTGTCATCATCTATTGCAACAGACGACAGGACACTGAACGTATTTCTGCTCTGCTCCGCACCTGCTTGCGTGAGGCCTGGGCCTGGTGGTGGGGGCCAGGAAGTGGGGGCGTGGCTATGCCCCAGACCCGccctgaggctctgcccccactgGTTCTCTTTCCCTGCAGGGCACGGCGCCCAGGAGGCCTTGGTGGAAGCCTACCACGCAGGCATGTGCAGCCAGGAGCGGCGGCGGGTGCACAGGGCATTCATGGAGGGCCAGCTGAGGGTGGTGGTGGCCACGGTGGCCTTCGGGATGGGGCTTGATCGGCCAGACGTGCGGGCTGTGCTGCACCTAGGTCTGCCCCCGAGCTTTGAGAGCTACGTGCAGGCCGTGGGCCGTGCCGGGCGTGACGGGCAGCCTGCACACTGCCACCTGTTCCTGCAGCCTCAGGTGTGTGCCCGCCCCGCCCAGCTCCCCCGTCCTCTAGGGCCAGGCCGGGCGCTCACGGCTGTCTTATTCAGGGCGAGGACCTGAGGGAGCTGCGCAGGCACGTGCACGCCCACGCCACTGATTTCCTGGCTGTGAAGAAGCTGGTGCAGCGTGTGTTCCCTCCCTGCGCCTGCTCCCAGCAGATCTCGGAGCAGGCGGGAGGTGGGAACCCGCAGAGGTGCTCCACGAAGTCCCCGCAGGAGGCCCAGCAACCCAGCCGAGAGCACACAGCCCGGTGCCCAGGCCACGAGCGGGTGCTCCCCGTGCAGCCAACAGTGCAGGCCCTAGACATGACTGAGGAAGGTGAGAATCCCAGAGGGTATTGATGGGGGCATCCCACATCCCACGTCCCCTGAACCCTGTTCTGGTCCCAGCTATTGAGACCCTGCTGTGCTACCTGGAGCTGCACCCAGAGCGCTGGCTGGAGCTGCTGCCACCCACCTACACCCACTGCCATCTGCGCTGCCCTGGGGGCCCCACCCAGCTCCAGGCCCTGGCCCGCAGGTGAGCACGCATCCTACCCcaggctggggacagggacagaagCCCTGGGCTGCCAGTCACTTGTCCCTTTCCCTGGCATAGGTGTCCCCCCCTGGCTGTGTACTTGGCCCAGCAGCCGCCTGAGAACACAGGTCGGGGAAGCAGCATAGTGGAGTTGGACATGGCTGAGCTGGTGGATTCTCGGGGCTGGGAGCTGGCACCTGTGAGACGGGCCCTCCAACAGCTGCAGTGGGACCGGGAGCCCAGGACAGGTGCGCCCGCCCCCACCCTACGTGCCACCGCCTGCCCGTCCACCCTTCTGCCCACCTGACATGCTCTCTGGCAGGTGTGCATCGGGGTTCGGGGGTGCTGGTGGAGTTCAGGGAGCTGGCCTTCCACCTGCGCAGCCCCGGGGACCTGACAGCCCAGGACAAGGACCAGATCTGCGATTTCCTGTACAGCCGTGTGCAGGCCCGAGAGCGCGAGGGCCTGGCCCGCCTGCGCCGCGTCTCCCAGGCCTTCCACAGGTGCAGGGGGCGCAGCATGGCCTGGGGTCCCTCGTCCCCTCTGGGGCAACTCGCAGTTCTGACTGTTCATTCTCCACAGTGTCGCCTTCCCCAGCTGCGGGCCGTGCTTGGAGCACCCGGACGAGGAGCGCAGTGCCAGCCTCAAGGCTCTGCTTGGCCACTACTTCCAGGAGGAGGGGCCAGGGGAAATGGAGGACCAGCAGGACCCAGAGCCGGGGCAGGCCACGGTGCGTGCCAGCCCTGCGGGGGCGGCAGAGGGCCTGGGCCATGAAGCTCAGTTCCGCCTGACTGCACCCCTCCCCACATGTAGTTCCAGGACTGGGAGCCCCAGATCCGCAGGGACATCCGTCACTTCCTGTCCTTGTGGCCAGAGCAGCGGTTCTCAGGCAGGGCCGTGGCCCGCGTCTTCCACGGCATTGGTGAGGATGGGAGGCTCAGCCCCGACTGGTGTTGCTGGGTGCCCGCTGGGTGCCAGGCGACGGTCCTCAGGCACTGGTCTCTGTTTCCCTGCAGGAAGCCCCTGCTACCCAGCCCAGGTGTACGGGCGGGACCAGCGTTTCTGGAGGAGGTACCTGCACCTCAGCTTCCACGCCCTGCAGCGCCTGGCCACCGAGGAGGTCCTGCTGGTGGCTCACTGACTGCCCTGCCCCCACGTCACAGGCATGAGCAGGGCTGCATCACAGTGGACAGCGTCAGGTGCAGCTGCTTATCGAGGCAAAGACAAAGGGGCAACTGATGGCCAGGACAGTGAACCACCCTGGCAAAGCCCACCGCCAGGAATGTGGGGATGTGGAGGCCCCAAAATGCAGAATAAAAGATGCTTAACTTGTTTTTAGGGACCCTCCTTTCCAGTGGAGCAGTGCCCACAGCCTGAGACACCACATGTCCCAAACAGACACAGCTAGGCCACTCTCGCTTGGCTTTATTGACCAGTCTAGCCGCCCAGCTCAGGCCAGGGTGCTGGAGGCCAGGGTGTTGGGCGCCAGGCCCAGGTACATGATGGGCGTGGCTGAGAGagcaaggaagaaggagaagcagAGGGGCAGCCCCAGGCTGTCGGCCAGGGCTCCCGCCAGCGCGCTCAGCATCAGCTTCCCCAGCAGCTCCAGTGTGGCCAGGAGGCTGTAGTGTGTGGCCTGGGGTGAGGAGAGCAAACAGGTCAGGACCTGCTGGAAGCCCAGCCCTGCAGCCCCTGGCGTCCCAGCCCCACCGCTCACCTGCAGGGCACTGGGTGCCAGCTGGCTGCAACGCATCATCAGTGTGAAGGTGGCAGTCGTGACCAGGCCACCCAGGAAGTGCTGCAGGCACAGGCTCAACAAGGCTGCCCCTGTGGGGACTGAGGTCAGCAGGGCGCAAGGCCTGTGCTCCTCTCCCCATGGCCAGCCCCTCACCTCTCAGAACTGTGCCAgggcccagcctggcccctgggGTGTCCAGGTAGAAGAGTAGGGTAGTCTGGCAGGCCAGGCCCCCGAGACGGAACCGGAGCACTGACCTCAGCAGGGGCAACagctgcctggggtggggagacGGCAGGTCAGGGTGTGGGGCAGATCAGGTGCTGAGCAGGTGGGCCGGGCAGGCTCAGGAAGGCTCACCAGTGCTTGGCCAGCAGGGCCCCGCCCAGGGACGAGCCAGCAATGGAGCAGGCCACAGTGCCCACACCGTTCCACAGCCCCAGCTCCGGGGTGGAGAAGCCCTGGTCCAGCAAGACGAGTGGGAACAGGCTGCCAGCACCCTGCTCACCTGTTGGGAGAACGTGAGCAGCGCAGCCCTCCTGCCTCCGCCTGGGGCCTCCTGCTCCCCAACCAGGCCACTGCCCTGCCTGTCCTGAGAGACAGCGTTAAGGGCGTCAACCAAGCGCGGGGATGTGGCTGGAGCTCAGACTGAGCGAGGAGCTAGAGCTGGAGGACAAGGAGCAAGGTCCCgaggcagagccaggctgggcTCCAGCCTGCAGATCATACCCCAGGAAGAGGGCAGACCCCCCCCTGCTGTTGCCTAACTCAAAAGCCTCACTCACCAAGCTTGTAAGTGATCACGAAGCCTGCTGTCCACAGGGTCCCAGACACAGCCAACAAGTCTCCAAGGTGCAGGGTGTGGGGGGATGGTTCTGAGGGCGGAGGCTTGGGAAGCTGTTGCAAGGCAGGCGCTGCCCAGGCCAGGACAGCAGCCAGCCAGTAGGTGGCAGCCAGGAGCAGAAAGAGCAGGGACCAGGAGAGGGCCGGCACTAGAGCCAGCAGCCCTCCCCCTGCCACCACCGCCCCCAGCTTGTAAGCGACCACCTGCACGGTGTTACCAGGCCCCAGCTCAGCGGGCTCCAGGAGCTGCACGGCCAGCGTGTCCAGCGCTACATCCTGCACGGCTGCACCCAGGTTCAGCAACAGAAGCAGCCCCGCCACGGTGACAGGCAGCCCGGCCTGGCCAGCTTCAACAGGAGGCAGGGCTGCCAGCAGCCCACACACCAGGCCCAGGGCAGCTGTGCTGAGCGTCAGCCAGGCCCTCGGGGAGCCCCGCGTGTCCACCAGTGGGGCCCACACCAACTTGAACAGCCACGGCGCGTACAGCACCTTGGCCAGGCCCACACGTGTCAGGGAGAGGCCACCAGCTCGCAGCAGCATGGGCAGCAGACCAGACTGCAACCCGTAGGGCAGGCCCTGCACCAGGTAGAGGCCGGCCAGTGGCAGCAGCTTCCGGCGCATGGCCAGCTCTCCGGCTCGGCCCGGGCCCAGGCTCTGGTAGCCGGAGCTGAAATCAATGCGGGGCCTGGGGTGGGATCGGAAGTGGCACCCAGTCGGGGCAGAGCGGTTCCACGTGTGGTCTGGTCCGGTCAGGGTGAGGTCAGGGATCACACAGCAGCATGGCCTTTGGACTGTACCAGGCGGGGTTAGGGTTGTACTGGCTGGCGTCCGCACTCGCGCCCTCGGATCCCGGGGGCGCTAGTCCTCCGCAGGACCGCAGGCCGCCCTCAGCTGCCGGCACCGCTCAGCGGAGTGCGCGGGGCCATAGAGCACCCGAGCGGGCCAGAGCGCCGGCAGTCCTCGGGCGCCCCCGGTGGCCTACCTGGGTGCTGCCGGTGAATCGCAGGCCGGAGTGCTTCGCGGGGTCGCCATGGGCTGTGGTGCCAGGGAGGGCTGGCCTCGAACACAGGAAGTGGCCACCCGGGACCCGTATTGCTCCCTCCCTGGGTTATCAGATCCGGCCCCCAGACCACCTGGACCTAGACCCTAACTCTCCAGAAGCGCTTCCTGGCCAGACAGGCCCTGCCAAGAGAGGCCTATCCAAAGGGAAGCTGAATGTGGGGTCTCCTGCGGCCCGTCCTGTCCAGAGCTGTGCCCGTGGGGCATAGCCTGTGGGTGAGAACGAACTCCTGAGTGGAGAAAGCTGCTGGAGCCTCCGCCAGCACTGTCTCCAAGGCTGGGTCCTTAAAACTGCTCCAACCCTGTGCCCACCTGCAGGCATTTGATCCAATGACTCCTTCAGCTGTGCCGCAGCCACGGTTTCCTGTCATTCCTACAATGTGGAGGCCCaagtctataaaatggggactaACCTGCCTA
Above is a window of Rhinolophus sinicus isolate RSC01 linkage group LG12, ASM3656204v1, whole genome shotgun sequence DNA encoding:
- the LRRC14 gene encoding leucine-rich repeat-containing protein 14: MHTLVFLSTRQVLQCQPAACQALPLLPRELFPLLFKVAFMDKKTVVLRELVHTWPFPLLSFQQLLQECTHCSRALLQERPSTESMQAVILGLTARLHTPETETGTQSLCRKHALRVLDLTGLLDDGVEQDPGTMSMWDCTAAVARTCIAQQQGGAVEPGLASMPVEVRVDLRVNRASYAFLREALRSSVGSPLRLCCRDLRAEDLPMRNTVALLQLLDAGCLRRVDLRFNNLGLRGLSVIIPHVARFQHLASLRLHYVHGDSRQPSVDGEDNFRYFLAQMGRFTRLRELSMGSSLLSGRLDQLLSTLQSPLESLELAFCALLPEDLRFLARSPHAVHLKKLDLSGNDLSGSQLEPFQGLLQAAAATLLHLELTECQLADTQLLSTLPVLTRCASLRYLGLYGNPLSMAGLKELLRDSAAQAELRTVVHPFPVDCYEGLPWPPPASVLLEASINEEKFARVEAELHQLLLTSGRAHVLWTTDIYGRLAADYFSL
- the RECQL4 gene encoding ATP-dependent DNA helicase Q4, which encodes MERLRDVRLQLQAWERAFRRLHGRRPGQEDVESAPEETRALYREYRALKETLGQAGGFGPCGTVQSFPAAAEEVPEPSCWGSHLNRAATLSRHPAPGPSPQVSGQDYGERLKANLKSTPQAGPALSRTPRPSRRPSPKMPSLGRPGAGTATISPEEVSEGLPQPPRPQLRQGRLQQLRASLSLRLGSLDPGWLQRCDSGTLEACQPIVGAEEPQPLTSGVPGVLGPSTGLEAPLQGSEAPESVQGAVACAGSPPYGNSQGKKRSRRGELEGSPAPAQEDSSQLGPLPEGPGDTALVQAQPPSGLAVSRPAAWDRGNYVRLNMKQKRYVRGPVLRGRLLRKQVWKQKWQKKQECFRGGQPRTTVKDSCFQCGQLGHWASQCPLPEPTLAPQKDGDRDKQSLPMLEEIAQRTDTAHCELPGEENTEPAQPELLVPVEQPVPPCPPLAVPPLYLPGPSGQVAKTPAEVLQALEQLGHRAFRPRQECTVMRILSGMSTLLVLPTGAGKSLCYQLPALLYARQSPCLTLVISPLVSLMDDQVSGLPTGLKAVCVHSGLTRKQRDSALQKARTAQVHVLMLSPEALVGAGAGGPACLARLPPVPFVCIDEAHCLSQWSHNFRPCYLRVCKVLREQLGVRCFLGLTATATHSTALEVAQHLGIAAEAVLRGSVTIPTNLHLSVSMDRDPDQALVTLLQSDRFRTLDSVIIYCNRRQDTERISALLRTCLRHGAQEALVEAYHAGMCSQERRRVHRAFMEGQLRVVVATVAFGMGLDRPDVRAVLHLGLPPSFESYVQAVGRAGRDGQPAHCHLFLQPQGEDLRELRRHVHAHATDFLAVKKLVQRVFPPCACSQQISEQAGGGNPQRCSTKSPQEAQQPSREHTARCPGHERVLPVQPTVQALDMTEEAIETLLCYLELHPERWLELLPPTYTHCHLRCPGGPTQLQALARRCPPLAVYLAQQPPENTGRGSSIVELDMAELVDSRGWELAPVRRALQQLQWDREPRTGVHRGSGVLVEFRELAFHLRSPGDLTAQDKDQICDFLYSRVQAREREGLARLRRVSQAFHSVAFPSCGPCLEHPDEERSASLKALLGHYFQEEGPGEMEDQQDPEPGQATFQDWEPQIRRDIRHFLSLWPEQRFSGRAVARVFHGIGSPCYPAQVYGRDQRFWRRYLHLSFHALQRLATEEVLLVAH